One Urechidicola croceus genomic window, TTCTTTTACTCGTTCTATACTTTCGGCTTTACAGAAACCTGCAACATCTTCATAATTACCATCTGTATTACGCCAATTGTGGTATGTATCTGAAATAAGGTCTATATCTTCTTGTGATAATTCTCTTGTTCTTCGATTTATTAAATGTCCTAAATTACGAGCATCTATAAATAGTATTTCGTTTTTACGATTTCTGAACTTTCCATTGGTACGATTGCGACTCATAAACCATAAACACGCAGGTATTTGAGTATTTAAAAAGAGTTTTGCAGGTAGGTTTACAATACAATCTATTAAACCTGCTTCTACTAAGTTTTTACGTATTACATCTTCACCAGAAGTTTTAGTTGTTAAAGCTCCCTTAGATAGTACAAATCCTGCTTGCCCACTTGGTGATAAATGATATAAGAAGTGTTGAATCCAACCATAATTAGCATTACCTTCTGGTGGCACACCGTGTTGCCATCTTCCATCTTTTCTTAATAAATTACCACTCCAATCATCATCATTGAATGGTGGATTTGCAATGATATAATCTACTTTTATATCTTTATGCTCATCTTTTAAAAATGAGCCTTCGTTGTTCCATTTTACCTGTGAACTATCTATCCCACGTATCGCTAAATTCATTTTAGCTAAACGCCAAGTCGTTTGATTACTTTCTTGCCCATACACAGAAATATCACTTACATTTCCTTGATGTTCTACAACAAACTTTTCACTCTGCACAAACATACCTCCACTACCACAACAAGGGTCCATTACACGACCTTTGTATGGTTCTAACATATTTACCATTAATTCTACCACACTTCTTGGTGTATAGAACTGCCCACCTTTTTTACCTTCTGCTAATGCAAATTCACCTAAGAAATACTCGAATACGTGACCTAATACATCTGCGCTTCTATCTTTTACATCACCAAATGCAATATTACCAATCATATCTACTAATGTTCCTAAGTTTGTAGTATCAAGGTTTTCTTTTGCATATACTTTTGGAAGTACACCTTTAAGTCTTGGATTTTCCTTTTCGATAGCATCCATTGCTGCATCAATATACTTTCCTATTTCAGCATTTTTGGCATTGTCTTGCAGGAAATTCCAACGAGCTTTAGTAGGCACAAAGAATACATTTTCTCCTTTATATTCATCTTTATCCTCTGGATCTGCACCTTCAAACTCTCCTTTTCCTTCTTCTAATTTTGCATATAGGTTTTCAAAAGCTTCTGATATATAACGTAAGAATATTAAACCCAACACTACGTGTTTATATTCTGCTGCATCTATATTCTTTCTTAGCTTATTTGCAGTTGCCCAAAGTATCTTTTCTAAAGGCTCTTCTTTTTTGGTTTTGGTCTTTGCCATTTATTATTCTAAATTTTTTCAAAATCAAATATACCAAATAAATTTCTGGTTATTTGTAAATACTATTCTTAATAGTAGATTAGAAGGGAATTGAAAACTAACAAATAAATAAGGAATGAAAAGATACCTTACTTAAGGTAAATTATTAAATTACGCTTCGAAAATAACAAGAGGAACGCTTATAAATATATCATAAAAAATTAATTTTAAATAAACCTAAAAACGTCCTCCAAATCGCAATTAAACCATCCTTCATTTTTTAGTTGCTCATCATTTTTATCATTTGTCATATCCCATATTTTTGCGTCAATCCCCAACTCTAATAAATATGGCAATTTACTATTCATAATTGCAACGGCATTTTCACTAATATCAGGAACCAATATAACCTTGAGTCCTATAAGAGGTTTCAATTTATCATTTGTCAATCCATTTATACCTCCATAAGCTAACCATACAAACTCTGGAAGATGAAGTGCGCTTACTATCGCAGTCTTTTCACTTTCAACCAGAATTATAGATTTATTCTTATTCTTAGGTATGTTAATTAAATGTTCACCAAAAAGACAACTAAAATATCCTACCTCATTTTTGTAAGGCACTTTAAAATAGTTTGTTCTTTTACCATCTTTTTTATAGTATGAAATTTTTGCTTTCTGAACTTTTGAATCTTTATTAATATTCCAAAAGATTGTACCTCCGTCTTTACTCGTACCTAAATTATACATATTTTTTACAAGTTCAGCTTTTGTATTACCATATGTCTTACGAATGTAGTACAATAAATTATTCTCTGGTTTTACTTTGTTATACCTTAAAACAAGTTCTTTTTCTATATATTTTGACTCTTTCACATCCATTTCAACAGGTGCATTGCAATGTCCTACTTCATTGTCAGACGATTTTAAAGTATTTGAATAATATGTTTGTAGGACAATTTCATCAAAGCAATTATTCAATTCATCCCATTGATATTCTATATCATTTTCGTCTTTGTAAATAGGTCGAGGCAAGGTTGATTTACCACAAGAATGACAATAACCGTAATTATCATTTAAACACTTATAATTTACAAACTTGCCATCTTTATTCGACTTATGACAACATGGAGTAGTTAAGTGAAAATTTCTTTTCTTTTTAAACTCTAAATCAAACTCAACTTTAATTAATTTACCTTTCATATT contains:
- a CDS encoding DUF6371 domain-containing protein; translated protein: MKGKLIKVEFDLEFKKKRNFHLTTPCCHKSNKDGKFVNYKCLNDNYGYCHSCGKSTLPRPIYKDENDIEYQWDELNNCFDEIVLQTYYSNTLKSSDNEVGHCNAPVEMDVKESKYIEKELVLRYNKVKPENNLLYYIRKTYGNTKAELVKNMYNLGTSKDGGTIFWNINKDSKVQKAKISYYKKDGKRTNYFKVPYKNEVGYFSCLFGEHLINIPKNKNKSIILVESEKTAIVSALHLPEFVWLAYGGINGLTNDKLKPLIGLKVILVPDISENAVAIMNSKLPYLLELGIDAKIWDMTNDKNDEQLKNEGWFNCDLEDVFRFI
- a CDS encoding type I restriction-modification system subunit M gives rise to the protein MAKTKTKKEEPLEKILWATANKLRKNIDAAEYKHVVLGLIFLRYISEAFENLYAKLEEGKGEFEGADPEDKDEYKGENVFFVPTKARWNFLQDNAKNAEIGKYIDAAMDAIEKENPRLKGVLPKVYAKENLDTTNLGTLVDMIGNIAFGDVKDRSADVLGHVFEYFLGEFALAEGKKGGQFYTPRSVVELMVNMLEPYKGRVMDPCCGSGGMFVQSEKFVVEHQGNVSDISVYGQESNQTTWRLAKMNLAIRGIDSSQVKWNNEGSFLKDEHKDIKVDYIIANPPFNDDDWSGNLLRKDGRWQHGVPPEGNANYGWIQHFLYHLSPSGQAGFVLSKGALTTKTSGEDVIRKNLVEAGLIDCIVNLPAKLFLNTQIPACLWFMSRNRTNGKFRNRKNEILFIDARNLGHLINRRTRELSQEDIDLISDTYHNWRNTDGNYEDVAGFCKAESIERVKELDCVLTPGRYVGLPDEEDDFDFAERFTSLKATFETQLKEEDALNKAIKTNLSKIVINNE